In Rissa tridactyla isolate bRisTri1 chromosome 2, bRisTri1.patW.cur.20221130, whole genome shotgun sequence, a single window of DNA contains:
- the LOC128904779 gene encoding zinc finger protein 271-like, whose protein sequence is MRGSCWLACAPPAPPACGHLCSPTPLKLPPVAWKLWVQGRSCRTPRPSLTGALHPPGDGTRARRVLGTATLSRQRRQGAGLCWPPGQWGLQVRQGVMTHRPLRRGAREHGEVPEGPPVRTTLLPAMPAQGGRQSGGLPAKVLPAQTLHSPPAPKSPHACAKCGKSFSKIQDLKKHQQTHMAARPFSCRQCGRRFRLKQILVSHQKVHSGKKPFGCTECGKNFTQSHQLLSHQRVHSGEKHFSCGHCGRRFSRKNSLVSHQRVHTEELPFSCTCCPKTFRDKSTLTRHQRVHSGERPFAFDSCPKGFRDKASLTKHQRVHSGERPFACDRCPKAFRDKSTLTNHQRVHTGERPFTCEHCPKAFKSKSTLSKHQRVHSSEHPFTCDSCPKAFKEKWSLIKHQWAHSSEPSFVCDSCPKVFWHKSSLKKHQWVHTGERPFACSRCPKTFRNKLYLTIHQRLHTGERPFTCDSRPEAFRSKMALTNHQWVHTGEHPFTCTHCRKAFRDKSALTIHQQVHTGERPFACTRCPKTFKNRNAFTVHQRVHTGERTFTCAHCPKAFKHNKALTIHQRVHTGERPFPCAHCPKAFKDKKTLTNHQQVHKGERPFACTHCAKAFKGKMALNKHQRVHKGDRPFACAHCPKIFRYKQTLANHQRVHTGEKPYKCSECGKTYSRKEGLSRHQRVHQGSPAVPDGNLQNGGGPSPWRGQAEAKPSQ, encoded by the coding sequence ATGAGGGGATCATGCTGGCTCGcctgtgcccccccagcacccccagcctgcggCCACCTCTGCAGCCCGACACCCCTGAAACTGCCACCCGTCGCGTGGAAGCTGTGGGTCCAGGGTAGAAGCTGCAGGACCCCTCGTCCCTCCCTGACTGGTGCCCTGCATCCTCCAGGAGACGGAACCAGGGCCAGGCGTGTCCTGGGCACGGCCACCCTCTcccggcagcgcaggcagggagcggggctcTGCTGGCCGCCAGGGCAGTGGGGACTTCAAGTGAGGCAGGGTGTCATGACCCACAGACCGCTCAGAAGAGGGGCGAGGGAGCATGGGGAGGTCCCCGAGGGGCCGCCAGTACGCACCACCCTGCTCCCAGCGATGCCTGCGCAGGGTGGAAGACAGTCCGGGGGCCTCCCAGCCAAGGTACTGCCGGCTCAGACACTCCACAGCCCACCAGCCCCCAAGAGTCCCCACGCCTGCGCCAAGTGTGGGAAGAGCTTCAGCAAGATCCAGGACCTGAAGAAGCACCAGCAGACGCACATGGCAGCACGGCCCTTCTCCTGCCGGCAGTGCGGCCGCCGCTTTCGGCTGAAGCAGATCCTGGTGTCCCACCAGAAGGTGCACAGCGGGAAGAAGCCTTTTGGCTGCACGGAATGCGGGAAGAACTTTACTCAAAGCCATCAGCTGCTGAGCCACCAGCGAGTGCACTCTGGTGAGAAGCACTTTTCCTGTGGCCACTGCGGCCGCCGTTTTAGCCGCAAGAACAGCCTGGTCTCCCACCAGCGGGTTCACACTGAGGAGCTCCCTTTTTCCTGCACCTGCTGCCCCAAGACCTTCAGGGACAAGTCAACACTTACCAGGCACCAGCGGGTCCACAGCGGGGAGCGTCCATTCGCCTTCGACAGCTGCCCCAAGGGCTTTAGGGACAAGGCATCACTCACAAAACACCAGCGGGTCCACAGCGGGGAGCGTCCATTCGCCTGCGACAGGTGCCCCAAGGCCTTTAGGGACAAGTCGACACTCACCAAtcaccagcgggtccacaccggggagcgccccttcaCCTGCGAACACTGCCCCAAAGCCTTCAAGAGCAAGTCGACCCTCAGCAAACACCAGCGGGTCCACAGCAGTGAGCACCCGTTCACTTGCGACAGttgccccaaggccttcaaggAGAAGTGGAGCCTCATCAAGCACCAGTGGGCCCACAGCAGTGAGCCCTCATTCGTGTGCGACAGCTGCCCCAAGGTCTTCTGGCACAAGTCGTCCCTCAAAAAACACCAGTGGGTgcacaccggggagcgccccttcgcCTGCAGTCGTTGCCCCAAGACCTTCAGGAACAAGTTGTACCTCACCATCCACCAGCGGCTCCACACTGGGGAGCGTCCGTTCACCTGCGACAGCCGCCCCGAGGCTTTCAGGAGCAAGATGGCCCTCACCAACCATCAGTGGGTCCACACCGGGGAGCACCCCTTCACCTGCACCCACTGCCGCAAGGCCTTCAGGGACAAGTCGGCCCTCACTATCCACCAGCAggtccacaccggggagcgccccttcgcCTGCACCCGCTGCCCCAAGACCTTCAAGAACAGGAACGCCTTCACCgtccaccagcgggtccacactgGAGAGCGTACCTTCACCTGCGcccactgccccaaggccttcaagcACAATAAGGCCCTCACCatccaccagcgggtccacaccggggagcgTCCCTTCCCCTGCGcccactgccccaaggccttcaaggACAAGAAGACCCTCACCAACCACCAGCAGGTCCACAAGGGGGAGCGCCCCTTTGCCTGCACCCACTGCGCCAAGGCCTTCAAGGGCAAGATGGCACTTAACAAGCACCAGAGGGTCCACAAGGGGGATCGGCCCTTTGCCTGCGCCCACTGCCCCAAGATATTCAGGTACAAGCAGACCCTCGCCaaccaccagcgggtccacaccggCGAGAAGCCCTACAAGTGCAGTGAGTGCGGCAAGACCTACAGCCGTAAGGAAGGCCTGAGTCGCCACCAGCGCGTGCACCAGGGCTCCCCGGCGGTGCCTGACGGCAACCTGCAGAACGGGGGAGGTCCGTCCCCATGGAGGGGGCAGGCGGAGGCCAAGCCCTCCCAGTGA
- the LOC128905124 gene encoding LOW QUALITY PROTEIN: zinc finger protein 850-like (The sequence of the model RefSeq protein was modified relative to this genomic sequence to represent the inferred CDS: substituted 1 base at 1 genomic stop codon) yields MSVTFEDVAIYFCPEEWAELAGWQRRLYREVMLENYQAVAWLGWCAVKPEIICKMEREETPCVPECPGARRRHRSPEPAPNRRHTCTESGKSFSKMQDLKNHQQTHMAARPFSCRQCGRRFRLKQFLVSHQKVHGGEKPFSCADCGKCFTQKHHLLIHRRIHTGEKPFTXSHCSHHFRQKYHLVHHQSIHTGERPFICSHCPMTFRQKTALTIHQRVHTGERPFACSHCPMAFRAKKTLTVHQRVHTGERPFACTHCPKVFKSQTALTVHQSIHTGERPFACERCPKAFREKNTLTVHQRVHTGERPFACARCPKSFKDKRGLTEHQQVHTEERPFTCTHCPKAFRHKQSLTVHQRVHSEERPYSCDSCPKAFKDKKALTIHQRVHTGERPFTCARCPKAFKDKKTLTDHQLVHTRERPFACTYCPEAFSNQSALIIHESIHTGERPFACTHCPKAFKDKRTLTGHQRIHSGERPFACPHCPKAFRNKTALTVHQRVHTGERPFACAYCPKAFKQKHALTRHQRVHIGECPFACDHCPKTFKDKLTLTKHQWVHTGDHPFSRDCCPKAFMDKKILTTHQRMHSEEHPFTCAHCPKPFSDKQALTIHQQVHTGEKPYKCSACGKTYSQKHHLNCHQRMRRDLPVVPECDPPEEVHLSLVSRPGSPPLAMEAAGPSWELQHPSSLLAGGLLPPPPCPGTQPPAGQAARDHGPPRESGQTEGGRSLNEGSERRRVHGRGSGRTLSLPPLSPPVPLNNSYEVLTEEGQSNEDGDDGQSALETSPQSEGRRYNGTQLMPGTDTSARAGGRLVLCCRLGLSPDSDPLWAAFAFPVKLSFSPPRASCPFGPRYKGEERAGPRGEGASSRPVLCVWLGLKQESDALWGVLFPGGWEAVGGRAGSGWQVSEVLPLISSCKRCAWQGASVLAAPVRLVPGGHLLRNAEHPTCISPEKALCGPPSPRGEPAARRAPGCCGKMSVTFEDVAIYFCPEEWAELAGWQRRLYREVMLENYQAVAWLGWCAVKPEIICKMEREETPCVPECPGARRRHRSPEPADGDVPMRREDGEVPRGLPDPTTLLPGIPQRGGRRRGGISAKLLSARPPSGPPGPKGPHTCAKCGKSFRKSQDQKKLQQTHVAAQPFCCRQCTRQFQLKQNLVSHQKGHGGEKPFSCAECGKRFIQKHHLLSHQGIHTGEKPFACSHCGRRFRQKYHLIRHQSIHTGERPFACTHCPKAFREKSSLTSHQRTHTGERPYTCAHCPMAFKERTNLTVHQLVHTGERPFTCEHCPKAFKDKQTLKDHQHVHTGERPFACNHCPKTFGYKKALTMHQQVHNAERRFACTQCPKVFRKKKTLSDHQWVHSGEYPFACPHCPKAFRCKASLTDHQRIHTGERPFACTRCTQTFRCRLSLNIHQRVHTGERPFACAHCSKTFKHRKAFTIHQRVHTGERPFTCTYCPMTFRDKQTLTIHKRLHTGEKPYKCGECGKTYIRKEGLKCHRRVHQGPPAVPEGGRCEEGSSSLAEGVSGDQDLPVQQL; encoded by the exons GCTGGTGCGCCGTCAAGCCGGAGATCATCTGCAAGATGGAGCGAGAAGAGACGCCGTGTGTGCCAGAGTGCCCTGGGGCGCGGCGGAGGCACCGCAGCCCTGAGCCAG cccccaacAGACGCCACACCTGCACAGAGAGTGGAAAGAGCTTCAGCAAGATGCAGGACCTGAAGAATCACCAGCAGACGCACATGGCAGCACGGCCCTTCTCCTGCCGGCAGTGCGGCCGCCGCTTTCGGCTGAAGCAGTTCCTGGTGTCCCACCAGAAGGTGCACGGTGGGGAGAAGCCCTTCAGCTGTGCCGACTGTGGCAAGTGCTTCACTCAGAAGCATCACCTGCTGATCCATCGGCGCATTCACACTGGCGAGAAGCCCTTCACCTGAAGCCACTGCAGCCACCACTTCAGGCAGAAGTACCACCTGGTCCACCACCAGAGCatccacaccggggagcgccccttcaTCTGTTCCCACTGCCCCATGACCTTCAGGCAAAAGACGGCCCTCACCATCCACCAACGGGTgcacaccggggagcgcccctttgcGTGCTCCCATTGCCCCATGGCCTTCAGGGCCAAGAAGACCCTGACTgtccaccagcgggtccacactgGGGAGCGCCCCTTTGCCTGCACCCACTGCCCCAAGGTCTTCAAGAGCCAGACGGCTCTCACTGTCCACCAGAGCatccacaccggggagcgccccttcgcCTGTGAGcgctgccccaaggccttcagggAGAAGAACACCCTCACCGTtcaccagcgggtccacactgGGGAGCGCCCCTTTGCTTGCGCTCGCTGCCCCAAGTCGTTCAAGGACAAGAGGGGCCTCACCGAGCACCAGCAGGTACACACCGAAGAGCGACCCTTCACCTGCAcccactgccccaaggccttcaggCACAAACAGTCCCTCACCgtccaccagcgggtccacagcGAGGAACGCCCCTACTCCTGCGACAGCTGTCCCAAGGCCTTCAAAGACAAGAAGGCCCTCACCATCCACCAGCGGGTGCACACTGGGGAGCGCCCCTTCACCTGCGCccgctgccccaaggccttcaaggACAAGAAGACCCTCACTGACCACCAGCTGGTCCACACCAGGGAGCGCCCTTTTGCCTGCACTTACTGTCCTGAGGCCTTCAGCAACCAGTCGGCCCTCATCATCCATGAGAGCATCCACACTGGGGAGCGCCCCTTCGCCTGCACCCACTGTCCCAAGGCCTTCAAGGACAAGAGGACCCTCACCGGCCACCAACGCATCCACTCTGGGGAGCGCCCCTTTGCCTGCCcccactgccccaaggccttcaggAACAAGACGGCCCTCACCgtccaccagcgggtccacactgGGGAGCGCCCGTTCGCCTGCGCCtactgccccaaggccttcaagcAGAAGCATGCCCTCACCAGACACCAGCGGGTCCACATTGGGGAGTGCCCCTTTGCCTGCGACCACTGCCCCAAGACCTTCAAGGACAAGTTGACCCTTACCAAACACCAGTGGGTCCATACTGGGGACCACCCTTTCTCCCGTGActgctgccccaaggccttcatgGACAAGAAGATCCTCACCACCCACCAGAGGATGCACAGTGAAGAGCACCCATTCACCTGCGCCCACTGCCCCAAGCCCTTCAGCGACAAGCAGGCCCTCACCATCCACCAGCAGGTCCACACCGGGGAGAAGCCCTACAAGTGCAGTGCGTGCGGCAAGACCTACAGCCAGAAGCATCACCTGAATTGCCACCAGAGGATGCGCCGGGATCTGCCGGTGGTGCCAGAGTGTGACCCGCCGGAGGAGGTGCATCTGTCCCTCGTGT CTCGTCCTGGCTCACCACCCCTCGCCATGGAAGCTGCAGGTCcaagctgggagctgcagcacccCTCATCCCTCCTTGCTGGGGGGCTTCTGCCACCTCCACCTTGTCCTGGCACCCAGCCGCCTGCCGGCCAGGCTGCCCGTGACCACGGGCCTCCTCGGGAGTCGGGGCAGACGGAGG gaggcagaagcctaaatgaagggaGCGAAAGGAGGCGAGTTCATGGTCGGGGCAGTGGGCGAACCCTCTCCTTGCCGCCCCTGTCGCCCccggtacctctgaacaacagctaTGAGGTACTGACCGAGGAAGGCCAGTCGAATGAGGATGGGGATGACGGGCAGTCTGCACTAGAGACCTCTCCACAGTCAGAAGGGC GTCGTTACAACGGCACGCAGCTCATGCCCGGGACTGACACGAGCGCGCGG GCCGGCGGCCGCCTGGTCCTTTGTTgccggctggggctgagccccgacAGCGACCCTCTTtgggcagcttttgctttccccgtgaaactctctttctctcccccaagGGCTTCTTGCCCTTTTGGCCCTCGGTACAAGGGTGAGGAGCGAGCGGGTCCTCGGGGGGAGGGAGCGAGCAGCCGCCCGGTCCTTTGTGTCTGGCTGGGGCTAAAGCAGGAGAGCGACGCTCTTTGGGGGGTCCTTttcccgggggggtgggaggctgtgggtGGAAGGGCAGGCAGCGGCTGGCAGGTAAGTGAAGTTCTGCCCCTCATTTCTTCCTGCAAACGCTGTGCTTGGCAGGGAGCGTCCGTCCTCGCTGCGCCGGTGCGGCTGGTGCCGGGCGGGCATCTGCTGCGGAACGCGGagcatcccacctgcatctcccCGGAGAAGGCTTTGTGCGGGCCTCCGTCTCCCCGTGGAGAGCCAGCGGCGCGCCGGGCTCCAGGCTGCTGCGGCAAG ATGTCGGTGACGTTCGAGGACGTGGCCATCTACTTCTGCCCCGAGGAGTGGGCCGAGCTGGCGGGCTGGCAGCGGCGGCTCTACCgggaggtgatgctggagaaCTACCAGGCGGTGGCCTGGCTGG GCTGGTGCGCCGTCAAGCCGGAGATCATCTGCAAGATGGAGCGAGAAGAGACGCCGTGTGTGCCAGAGTGCCCTGGGGCGCGGCGGAGGCACCGCAGCCCTGAGCCAG cagacGGTGACGTCCCGATGcggagggaggatggggaggtcccCAGGGGGCTGCCAGACCCCACCACCCTGCTCCCGGGGATTCCTCAGCGAggcgggaggcggaggggaggCATCTCAGCAAAGCTGCTGTCAGCCCGACCCCCCTCTGGCCCCCCGGGCCCGAAGGGACCCCACACCTGCGCCAAGTGTGGGAAGAGCTTCCGCAAGAGCCAGGACCAGAAGAAGCTCCAGCAGACGCACGTGGCAGCGCAGCCCTTCTGCTGCCGGCAGTGCACCCGCCAGTTTCAGCTGAAGCAGAACCTGGTGTCCCACCAGAAGGGGCACGGTGGGGAGAAGCCCTTCAGCTGCGCCGAATGCGGGAAGCGCTTCATTCAGAAGCATCACCTGCTGAGCCACCAAGGCATTCACACCGGCGAGAAGCCCTTCGCCTGCAGCCACTGCGGCCGCCGCTTCAGGCAGAAGTACCACCTGATCCGCCACCAGAGCATCCACACTGGCGAGCGCCCCTTCGCCTGCAcccactgccccaaggccttcagggAAAAGTCATCACTCACCAGTCACCAGCGGAcccacaccggggagcgcccctACACCTGCGCCCACTGTCCCATGGCCTTCAAGGAGAGGACAAACCTTACTGTCCACCAGCTggtccacaccggggagcgccccttcaCCTGCGAacactgccccaaggccttcaaggACAAGCAGACCCTAAAAGATCACCAGCAcgtccacaccggggagcgcccctttgcCTGCAACCACTGTCCCAAGACCTTTGGGTACAAGAAGGCCCTCACCATGCACCAGCAGGTCCATAACGCGGAGCGCCGCTTTGCTTGCACCCAGTGCCCCAAGGTCTTCAGAAAAAAGAAGACCCTCAGTGACCACCAGTGGGTCCACAGTGGGGAGTACCCCTTCGCCTGCCcccactgccccaaggccttcaggTGCAAGGCGTCACTCACCGACCACCAGCGCatccacaccggggagcgccccttcgcCTGCACCCGCTGCACCCAGACCTTCAGGTGCAGGTTGTCGCTTAACatccaccagcgggtccacaccggggagcgcccctttgcCTGCGCCCACTGCTCCAAGACCTTCAAGCACAGGAAGGCCTTCACCATCCACCAGCGGGTCCATACTGGGGAGCGTCCGTTCACCTGCACCTACTGCCCCATGACCTTCAGAGACAAGCAGACCCTCACCATCCACAAGCGGCTCCACACCGGCGAGAAGCCCTACAAGTGCGGCGAGTGCGGCAAGACCTACATCCGTAAGGAAGGCCTGAAATGCCACCGTCGGGTGCACCAGGGCCCGCCGGCCGTGCCGGAGGGTGGACGTTGCGAGGAGGGCAGTTCGTCCCTGGCAGAAGGGGTGAGTGGAGACCAAGACCTTCCCGTTCAGCAGCTGTGA